A window of Caldicellulosiruptoraceae bacterium PP1 contains these coding sequences:
- a CDS encoding mannitol dehydrogenase family protein: protein MLILNRENIEKNKAKWQEKGFKLPEFDYKAMQEYSIKNPEWVHFGAGNIFRGFVAMLQQSLLEQGKSNSGIIAAESFDYEIIEKIYKPYDNLSILVIANSDGKLEKSIVSSISESLVADIENSSYWNRLIEIFKKPSLKIVSFTITEKGYNLYNIDGEFLPIVSWDITNGPSSVKTAMGKVAALLYERYKSGEFPISLLSLDNCSHNGQKLYTAVSTIVKEWVDKGFVESGFYDYISNPQKVSFPWSMIDKIVPRPSEQVKQNLINDGIGNMDIICTNKNTYIAPFINAEKAQYLVIEDTFANGRPPLELAGVYFTDRETVENVERMKVQTCLNPLHTALAIFGCLLGYKLIADEMKDKSLKGLIEKIGYEEGMRTCVDPKIISPLAFVKEVIEERLPNPFIPDTPQRIATDTSQKMPIRFGETIKAYCIREDLNVADLEYIPLVIAGWCRYLMGLDDNWNEFQLSSDPLLDELKKYISKIEIGNIKSIKDNLKPILSNPQLFGVNLYEVGLGSKVEKYFKEMISEIGSVRKTLDKYINI from the coding sequence ATGCTTATTCTAAATAGAGAGAATATAGAGAAAAACAAAGCAAAGTGGCAAGAAAAAGGATTTAAATTGCCTGAATTTGATTATAAAGCTATGCAAGAATATTCAATTAAAAATCCCGAATGGGTTCACTTTGGTGCAGGTAATATCTTTAGAGGCTTTGTTGCAATGTTGCAACAAAGCCTATTAGAACAAGGAAAATCAAATAGTGGCATAATAGCTGCTGAATCTTTTGATTATGAGATTATAGAAAAAATTTATAAACCTTATGATAATCTCAGCATTTTAGTAATAGCAAATTCTGATGGTAAACTTGAAAAATCAATTGTTTCAAGCATAAGTGAGAGCTTAGTTGCTGATATAGAAAACTCTTCTTATTGGAATAGACTTATAGAAATTTTTAAAAAACCTTCTCTTAAGATAGTTTCATTCACAATAACTGAAAAGGGATATAATCTCTACAACATAGATGGAGAATTTCTACCTATTGTTAGTTGGGATATTACAAATGGACCTTCAAGCGTTAAAACAGCTATGGGTAAGGTAGCAGCATTACTATATGAAAGATACAAATCAGGAGAATTTCCTATTTCGCTTTTAAGCTTAGACAATTGTTCTCACAATGGCCAAAAATTATACACAGCAGTAAGTACTATAGTAAAAGAGTGGGTAGATAAAGGATTTGTTGAAAGCGGATTTTATGACTATATTTCTAATCCTCAAAAAGTTTCATTCCCATGGAGCATGATTGATAAGATTGTTCCAAGGCCATCTGAACAGGTAAAACAAAACCTTATAAATGATGGAATAGGTAATATGGATATCATCTGCACAAATAAAAACACATATATTGCTCCATTTATAAATGCAGAGAAAGCACAATATCTTGTAATAGAAGATACTTTTGCAAATGGCAGACCTCCGCTTGAACTTGCTGGTGTATATTTTACGGATAGAGAAACTGTTGAAAATGTTGAAAGGATGAAGGTTCAGACATGCCTAAATCCACTTCATACAGCCTTAGCTATATTTGGCTGCTTGTTGGGATACAAATTAATAGCAGATGAAATGAAGGATAAAAGCCTTAAAGGCCTAATTGAAAAAATAGGGTATGAAGAAGGTATGAGGACTTGTGTTGATCCTAAAATAATAAGTCCATTAGCCTTTGTTAAAGAAGTTATTGAAGAAAGACTACCCAATCCATTTATTCCTGATACACCACAAAGGATTGCAACAGATACTTCGCAAAAAATGCCTATACGTTTTGGAGAAACTATTAAAGCTTACTGTATTAGAGAAGATTTAAATGTTGCAGACCTTGAATATATACCTTTAGTTATTGCAGGATGGTGTAGATACCTAATGGGCTTAGATGACAATTGGAATGAGTTCCAATTAAGTTCTGATCCTTTACTTGATGAGTTAAAGAAATATATATCAAAAATTGAAATAGGTAATATAAAATCTATAAAAGACAATCTAAAGCCTATTCTTTCTAATCCGCAATTGTTTGGTGTAAATCTTTATGAAGTAGGGTTAGGCTCAAAGGTTGAAAAGTACTTCAAAGAGATGATAAGTGAGATAGGATCAGTAAGAAAAACATTGGATAAATATATTAATATTTAA
- the uxuA gene encoding mannonate dehydratase, giving the protein MSFKMVFRWFGENHDSVKLEQIRQIPGIHGVVGALFDIPVGEVWPEKDIFELKEKIKSHGLSFEVIESVNIHEDIKLGLPSRERYIENYRETIKNLSKAGIKVICYNFMPVFDWTRTELAYKLEDKSETMRYDHNIIKNLKPEDLVKTVNSTSGGFTLPGWEKDRLKELEPVMKQYQDMTEEKLFSNLVYFLEAIMPTCEQYDVKMAIHPDDPPWSVFNLPRIIKNFDDLKRLTETVDSPYNGITLCTGSLGANKENNIPEIIRYFGSRKRIHFAHVRNLKFTGDRVFHETSHLSSDGSFDMFEIMKALYDVSFDGYIRPDHGRMIWGEKARPGYGLYDRALGIAYLNGLWEAIDKMNLRYR; this is encoded by the coding sequence ATGTCGTTTAAAATGGTTTTTAGATGGTTTGGCGAAAACCATGATTCTGTAAAGTTAGAACAAATAAGGCAAATTCCTGGTATACATGGTGTTGTAGGTGCACTTTTTGATATACCAGTAGGTGAGGTTTGGCCAGAGAAAGATATTTTTGAACTTAAGGAAAAGATTAAATCACATGGATTATCATTTGAGGTTATCGAAAGTGTTAACATTCATGAAGATATCAAGTTAGGGCTCCCAAGCAGAGAAAGATATATAGAAAACTATAGAGAAACAATAAAAAACCTTAGTAAAGCAGGTATTAAAGTAATCTGTTACAATTTTATGCCTGTTTTTGATTGGACCAGAACAGAGCTTGCATATAAATTAGAAGATAAATCTGAAACAATGAGATATGATCACAATATTATTAAGAATTTGAAACCAGAAGATTTAGTAAAAACAGTCAATAGCACATCAGGTGGATTTACATTGCCAGGATGGGAGAAGGATAGGCTAAAAGAGTTAGAACCTGTTATGAAACAATATCAAGATATGACAGAGGAAAAACTTTTCAGCAATTTAGTATACTTTTTAGAAGCTATTATGCCTACATGTGAACAATATGATGTTAAAATGGCTATACATCCTGATGATCCACCCTGGTCAGTATTTAATCTTCCAAGGATTATAAAGAACTTTGACGATTTAAAAAGATTAACCGAAACAGTTGATAGTCCATATAACGGTATTACCTTATGTACAGGTTCACTTGGTGCTAATAAAGAAAATAATATTCCAGAAATAATAAGATATTTTGGAAGCAGAAAAAGAATACATTTTGCCCATGTAAGAAACTTGAAATTTACAGGCGATAGAGTATTTCATGAGACATCTCATTTATCGTCTGATGGTTCATTTGACATGTTTGAAATAATGAAGGCTTTATATGATGTGAGTTTTGATGGATATATAAGACCAGACCACGGAAGAATGATTTGGGGTGAAAAAGCAAGACCAGGCTATGGCCTTTATGATAGAGCACTTGGAATAGCATATTTAAATGGTTTGTGGGAAGCAATTGACAAGATGAATTTAAGATATAGATGA
- a CDS encoding uroporphyrinogen decarboxylase family protein, translated as MEAQEDNFNYIEFWQENEWCLKNFDKKTRIPITLNFDDHFLQELVGPFSTIEYYNNHQYKIDIHKKANEILYENLGKRFYSEETDIEPYPVRFEILMGANYKITEGSTPWFESEVENIDDVKRLIERYHKFDLKNEIFKDNLLQRKEEYEKKTNKKVSWGHFTRGPATLATSIIGTTNLCIFMMEEEDVINEFYEIMGEKLVEYLKLIREASGNFSNSIALLDDDCFLFSPSLYDKFCAPVLEKLFNTFAPNKDDRRFQHSDSDMAHLMPILYRLGVNAVNFGPNIHPLEIRRTMPNARIHGQIPPFVLRNGTREEIIDIVKRDMEVALIDGNFIATTAGSVAAGTPMENIKTFIKAVYEFGKIA; from the coding sequence ATGGAGGCCCAAGAAGATAATTTTAATTATATAGAATTTTGGCAAGAGAATGAGTGGTGCCTTAAGAATTTTGATAAAAAAACAAGGATTCCTATTACTTTAAACTTTGATGATCATTTTCTTCAAGAATTGGTAGGACCATTTTCAACAATAGAATATTACAATAATCATCAATATAAAATAGATATTCATAAAAAAGCTAATGAGATACTTTATGAAAATTTGGGAAAAAGATTTTATTCTGAGGAAACAGATATTGAACCTTACCCAGTTAGGTTTGAAATACTAATGGGTGCAAACTATAAGATAACCGAAGGTTCAACCCCTTGGTTTGAATCAGAAGTAGAAAATATTGATGATGTTAAAAGATTAATTGAAAGATACCACAAATTTGATCTTAAAAATGAGATTTTCAAAGATAATCTATTGCAAAGAAAAGAAGAGTATGAAAAGAAGACAAACAAAAAAGTTTCTTGGGGACATTTTACAAGAGGCCCTGCAACACTTGCAACAAGTATAATTGGCACAACAAATCTATGTATTTTTATGATGGAAGAGGAAGATGTTATAAATGAGTTTTATGAAATAATGGGTGAAAAGTTAGTAGAATATTTGAAATTAATACGAGAAGCAAGTGGTAATTTTTCAAATAGCATAGCATTATTAGATGATGACTGCTTCTTATTTTCACCAAGCCTTTATGATAAATTTTGTGCTCCAGTATTAGAAAAATTATTTAATACATTTGCACCTAATAAAGATGACAGAAGATTTCAGCATTCTGATAGTGATATGGCACATCTTATGCCCATTTTATATCGATTAGGTGTCAATGCTGTAAACTTTGGACCTAATATACATCCTTTAGAGATAAGAAGAACTATGCCAAATGCAAGGATACATGGACAGATACCACCTTTTGTATTAAGAAATGGCACAAGAGAGGAAATAATTGATATTGTAAAAAGAGATATGGAAGTAGCATTAATTGATGGGAATTTCATAGCCACAACAGCAGGATCTGTTGCAGCAGGAACTCCAATGGAGAATATAAAAACCTTTATAAAAGCAGTTTATGAATTTGGAAAGATAGCTTAG
- a CDS encoding bifunctional 2-keto-4-hydroxyglutarate aldolase/2-keto-3-deoxy-6-phosphogluconate aldolase, producing MDKEMVLKKIHENGLVVVVRADSKEKALKIVEACKNGGAGAIEITFTVPHAEEIIRHLTEKYSDQEILIGAGTVLDAETARIAIMHGAKYVVSPYLNQELVKMCNRYKVACMPGAMTMKEVVESLEAGADVVKIFPAEFFGPRIIEAFRGPLPQAKLMPTGGVDLNNVEDWIKAKAFAVGVGSVITKYASKDDYQAISDICKQFIEKINNAKRSCNYV from the coding sequence ATGGATAAAGAAATGGTATTAAAAAAGATACATGAAAATGGATTGGTAGTAGTTGTAAGAGCTGATTCAAAAGAAAAGGCACTAAAAATTGTAGAGGCATGCAAAAATGGTGGAGCAGGAGCAATAGAAATAACATTTACTGTTCCACATGCTGAGGAGATAATAAGGCATCTTACTGAAAAATATAGTGACCAAGAAATACTTATCGGTGCTGGTACAGTCCTTGATGCTGAAACAGCAAGGATAGCAATAATGCATGGTGCAAAATATGTAGTAAGTCCTTATCTTAATCAGGAATTGGTTAAAATGTGTAATAGATATAAAGTAGCATGTATGCCTGGTGCAATGACAATGAAGGAAGTAGTAGAATCGTTAGAAGCAGGAGCAGATGTTGTTAAAATCTTTCCTGCAGAGTTTTTTGGGCCAAGAATTATAGAAGCATTTAGAGGTCCATTACCTCAGGCAAAGTTAATGCCAACAGGCGGGGTTGATTTAAATAATGTTGAAGATTGGATAAAGGCTAAAGCTTTTGCTGTAGGAGTTGGAAGTGTTATAACTAAATATGCTTCAAAAGATGATTATCAAGCCATAAGCGATATATGTAAGCAATTTATTGAAAAAATCAACAATGCAAAGAGGAGCTGTAATTATGTTTGA
- a CDS encoding sugar kinase, which produces MFDVVAFGEMLLRLSPPGYQKIIQANTLEMNFGGAEANVAIALSNLGIKTAYFTIVPDNALGQAAINHLRKFGVNTDYIKKKGKRLGLYFLEKGVGQRASSVIYDRADSAIYSLQKSDFNLDEILSNTKILFFSGITAALSENILEYIIDICKTAKKHNVKIAFDINHRTKLWDYEKANERISKFIEYIDILITNEEHVRKVFKIAINEEYVNGIDLTEDGQMQLYEKIEKKFPNLEKIILAARRSLSASKNIFYAYTKEDNEFIFSSKRNVEIIDRVGGGDAFTAGILYGLLNGYNTKHTLEFATAMCLLKHTLEGDATVVSLEDIKNVILLDGEAMMQR; this is translated from the coding sequence ATGTTTGATGTTGTTGCATTTGGAGAGATGCTCTTAAGACTTTCTCCACCAGGTTACCAAAAGATTATTCAAGCCAATACACTTGAAATGAATTTTGGTGGAGCAGAGGCAAATGTAGCTATTGCACTTTCAAATTTGGGAATTAAGACAGCATATTTTACAATTGTTCCTGATAATGCTTTAGGACAGGCTGCAATAAACCATTTAAGAAAGTTTGGTGTGAATACTGATTATATAAAAAAGAAAGGAAAAAGGCTTGGGTTATATTTCCTTGAAAAAGGCGTAGGTCAGAGAGCTTCTTCTGTGATATATGATAGAGCTGATTCAGCTATATATAGCTTACAAAAATCTGACTTTAATTTAGATGAAATATTAAGTAATACAAAGATATTATTCTTTAGCGGTATTACCGCAGCATTATCTGAAAATATATTAGAATATATTATTGATATATGTAAAACAGCTAAAAAACATAATGTAAAAATAGCTTTTGATATAAATCATAGAACAAAGCTATGGGATTATGAAAAAGCAAATGAAAGGATAAGTAAGTTTATTGAATATATTGATATATTAATAACTAATGAAGAACATGTGAGAAAAGTATTTAAAATTGCAATAAATGAAGAGTATGTTAACGGTATTGACTTAACAGAAGATGGACAGATGCAGCTATATGAAAAGATTGAAAAGAAGTTTCCAAACCTTGAAAAAATTATTTTAGCTGCTCGAAGGAGTTTATCTGCCTCAAAGAATATTTTCTATGCGTATACAAAAGAAGATAATGAATTTATATTCTCCTCCAAAAGAAATGTTGAAATAATTGATAGGGTTGGAGGCGGAGATGCTTTTACAGCAGGCATTTTGTATGGGCTTCTTAATGGATATAATACTAAACATACATTAGAATTTGCTACTGCAATGTGTTTACTAAAGCATACCCTTGAAGGTGATGCAACAGTAGTAAGCTTAGAGGATATTAAAAATGTTATCCTTTTAGATGGTGAAGCAATGATGCAAAGATAA